The Nicotiana tomentosiformis chromosome 2, ASM39032v3, whole genome shotgun sequence genome includes the window TggaatttcaattaaagcatggaaatagtctaagtagcctaagtcggtcaaataccacgtacaacccgtatacccactcgtcaccttgtgtacacagaTTTCACATAGAATAAAAGACACAATTAATACCAaagcctaaggggtagttcccccgcacaaagttaggcaagacacgtacctcaactaggccaaatcaacactggaaaatagcttttcccttaaaatccaCCTcaacacggctcaaatctaagtaaaatcgacttaatatcatcaaacaatactagggaattcaattgcaatagataaatcTAAGATCTATTTTCTCAAAAAGTTAACAAAATTCAACCTGGGGCCCGCCCAGTCAAAATCTCGGTCCAACGGCAGATTTTGTCTACCCAtcaccccacgagttcatatatgtggtTCGTTTTAaagtccgagtccaaatcgactctcaaaactcaattttttatttttcaaaaaatttataaagtttcacaatttttcactttgattcacatgattttgatataaaaatctaagatatgttgatggaatatgattataaatagattataatcacttacccaaggtttgtaggtgaaaattccctctccaaatctCTTCTTACCGATTCTAagattcaaaaatgagagaatgagagataaAATCCCGACTTTCAGCCCTCATGTTCagctgcagttatcgcaattgcgatatggggtcgcaattgtgaaccctcgcaattgcgaagataatCTCTCAATTGCGGCGCTGACAAGCATGGGaagctcttcgcaaatgcgaagaagggtTCGCAATTGCTTACCCTGCTTCCCTCGCAATAGCGACAGCAAACCTAGCCCAGCCCAgaatttcttcgcaaatgcgatcaaggcATTGCATTTGCGATACTTGTAGGTTCCCTGCTATGGTCGCAAATGCAATcctggtgttcgcaattgcgacaccagaGGGCCCAGACACCAGTCTTCGTAGAATTCAGTCCAACACACTCCGGAACATGTCCGAAACAAATCCGATCCCTcgagactccaaaccaaacatccacacaagtctaaaaacatcatatgaactcgctcgcgcgattaaaacacaaaaataacatctaaaactacgaatcaaacactaaaacacatgaatttcaaagtaaagttcaagaatttctaaatttacaactaaacgtctgaatcctatcaaatcaactccaaacgacggcaaattttgcatacaagttctaaataccataacggacctattccaagtcccaaaattaaatccCAAGCTCGCTAGCTAAAAGTTAACCTATGGTCAAAagtttcaacttcaaattgtaaaTTACAGCaaatcaacaaaaatcaacctacagacttccaaaatcaattttgggaatacacccaagtctgaaatcacgatacgaagctatagGAGCTTCCCGAAATCACGGGTCCTAATCAACCCGAAAGCCTCCCAGAATGAAACTGAccaaccccgtaagtcataaaatcataaacacacatgtgtgaagtaaTGAAAGGGGTAACATGGCAAAATTACACAAAATgattgatcgggtcgttacattctgaCCCTCtaaaaacaaacattcgtcctcgaacataaATGATAAGGATAACGACTCTGCATGTTGTGCTTGGTCTCCcaggtcacctcctcgactggatgacccctccattgaacctttactgaagcaatactctttgatctcaacttccgtaCCTGTCGGTCCAAGGTAGCCACAGGCTCTTCAATATAAGTCACATCCTCGTCCACttggactgtgctgaagtctaaaacatgaaaCGGATCACCTTAATATTTCcatagcatagaaacatggaacactgggtgaaccgtagataaactaggtggcaaagtatgcttgtaggccacctctccaatcctatcaaggatctcaaaaggtccgatatacctagggcttaacttgcccttctttccgaacctcatcacacccttcatgggtgaaacctgaagcaagactcgctctccaaccatgaatgcaacatcgcgaaccttctgatccgtatgactcttctatctagattgggttgtacgaagccaATCCTGGATCATCTTGagcttctccaaagcatctcgaaCCAGATCCGTGCcaaataacttagcctctcccgactctaaccacccaactggagaacgacattgtctcccatatagagcctcatactgagccatctgaatactcgattaatagttgttgttgtaggcaaactctgcaagtggcaagaactgatcccaagaacccccgaaatcgaTAACAcagcatgaagcatatcctccaatatctgaatagtgcgctcggactattcgtctgtctgagggtgaaatattgtactcaactcaacccgtgtgcctagctCACACTGTACAACTCTCTAGAAACGTGATATGAACTATGTAcatggtcagagatgatggataccagtATGCCATGAAGTCAGACAATCACGCAGATATAAACCTgcgccagctgctccgaagaataggtagtccctaccggaatgaaatgagcagacttggtcaacctgtccacaatcacccctACTGCTACAAACTTCTTctaagttcgtgggagcccaacaacgaaatccatggtgatgcgctcccatttccactcgggaatctcaattCACTGAACCAAACCACccggccgttgatgctcatacttcacatactGACAATTAacgcaccgagctacatactccactatgtctttcttcatcatcCTCCACCAATACTActttctcaagtcctgatatatcttagcggcacccagatgaatggagtaccacgagctgtgggcctccagaataatcaactcatgcaaaccatccacattgggcacacataattggccctgcatccgcaacacaccgtcatctccaatagtcacctccttggcatcgctgtgctgaaccatgtccttaaggacaagaaaataggggtcatcatattgacgctctctgatacagtCGTATAaataagaccgagaaaccacgcaagcaagaaattgactgggctccaaaatatccaatcgaACAAACTGGTTGattaaggcctgaacatccaaggttaATGGTCTCTCCGCTGCAGGCtgatatgctaagctacccaaactctttGCCTTTCATCTCAaggaatcggccaccacattggccttcccgagatgatataaaatggtaatatcatagttcttaagcaactctaaccacctccgctgcggcaagttaagatctttctgtttgaacaaatattgtagaatctagtggtcggtaaagacctcacaagggacaccatacaaataattctgccagatcttcaatgcatgaataatGGTTGTCAACTCCAAGTCGTGGactgaataattcttctcataggtCTTCAGTTgtcgagacgcgtaggcaatcaccctactgtcttgcatcaacaccgcgccaaggccaacacgtgacgcatcataatacacagtataagaccctgaacctgtaggtaacaccataactggggttgtagtcaaagaagtcttgagcttttgaaagctcacctcacactcctcggtctatctgaaaggagcacccttttgggtcaatctggtcataggtgcagctatggatgagaaaccctctatgaaacgacgataatatctagccaaaccaaggaaactccagatcttagtagctgaagacaGTCTGGGCTAATTTtccactgcttcaatcttcttcagatctaccttgatcccctcactcgaaaCCATATGACCAAACAATGCCAccaaatcaagccagaattcacactttgagaattttgcatataacttcttctctctcaaggtctagaGCACGATCCTAAAGTGCTTGTCATGATCTTCCCGAatgcgggagtacaccaagatgtcgtcaataagcacaatgacaaaagaatcaagataaggctggaatacactattcatcaggtgcatgaatgttgctaaGGCATTGGTCAGCCtgaatgacatcacaaggaactcgtagtgaccataccgagtcttgaaggAAGTTTTCGGAATATCCGGATCCAGAATATTCAGCTAATGATAACCTgatcgcaaatcaatctttgagaacactctggcaccttgtagctgatcaaataagtcatcaatgcatggcaatggatacttgttattcactgtaaccttatttaactgccgataatcaatacacatatgcatagaagCATCATTTTTCATCACAAACAAGACCAGAGCACCCCAAGacaacacactaggccgaataaaatccttatcaagaaactcttgcaactactcctttaactccttcagttTCGCTGGGGCAATACCATATGgttgaatagaaatgggttgagtgtctGGCAataggtcaataccaaaatcgatatccctatcgggcggcatgcctggaacatccactggaaatacatctgaaaagtctctcactaccagaactgactcaatggtaggagtatcagcactgataTCCCTCACGAAGGATAGATAaacatcacaccccttcttaaccatctgctgagcctttagaaatgatacaaccctgctaggaacataatctaatgtacccctccactctaaccatgGTAAACCTGGtatagccagcgtcacagtcttggtgtgacaatctagaatagcatgatagggctaCAACCAGTCCATGCTCAAGATAACATCAatgtctaccatactaagtaacaatagatcaagtttgatctcaaaaccaccaataacaactaaacacggccaatacacacggtccacaacaatagaatatCCCACgggtgtggacacataaacaggagaactcaaagatcAAGAGATATATCTAAATATGGATCAAagtaagaggacacatatgaataactggatcccggatcaaatacgaccgatgcatctctatggaaaaccggaaccatacctgtaatgactgagtctgaagcaactgccttcgtcctagccgaaaaagcatagaatctggcatGGCCTCCTCCTCAAAGGCGACCTCTACCCTCCCGTCCCCCCACCCCTAGATGGTTGTgcgggtggagtggcaactggggCAGCAACCATGGCCTAGGAAGTCTGTGGACCTGACTAaatccgtggagcctgagtaTCCTGGGGAGGTTCACCCCTGTTGAGTCTGGGGAAGTCTCTAACAATGTGtcgggtatcaccacactcaaagaaaGCTCTTGGTGGGCCTGGCGGCTGGGACTGACTCGGGCCtagtcggctggactgaccgctgacgggaccccgtgcaggaggtgcactagaaagtggctgagcaaagtgtgaAACTTGAGACCTCGGAATATCCGGAGCACCACTAGACgatagaagtg containing:
- the LOC138905969 gene encoding uncharacterized protein, which translates into the protein MPDSMLFRLGRRQLLQTQSLQPYHAILDCHTKTVTLAIPGLPWLEWRGTLDYVPSRVVSFLKAQQMVKKGCDVYLSFVRDISADTPTIESVLVVRDFSDVFPVDVPGMPPDRDIDFGIDLLPDTQPISIQPYGIAPAKLKELKE